In Corynebacterium aquatimens, one genomic interval encodes:
- a CDS encoding alpha/beta fold hydrolase produces MTKVHAQVHSHSAPASDQPASAPENSSDAGRTVVLLPSIGTTVEAWAPTIEALSPDYTVIAIDHRGHGESPTPAVDLGMTTVDDLAADVLETLNSLEVDHFTIVGLSMGGAIAQYLAATSDRVDAAVFASTATFLGGAGKWQERSATARGEGMGPIVDPTVDNWFTDGFKQDHPEVVQKFKDMVGSVDPEAYAQCGDALAKWGFEERLQLISCPVLTIAGADDPSTGPDQLKEIANGVTGPTTTVVIESASHQVANEQPEEFNEALLSFLKG; encoded by the coding sequence ATGACGAAAGTTCACGCACAAGTCCACTCGCACTCCGCACCTGCTTCCGACCAACCCGCATCCGCGCCGGAAAATTCCAGCGACGCGGGGCGCACCGTCGTTCTGCTTCCATCAATCGGCACGACGGTCGAGGCCTGGGCACCGACCATCGAGGCCCTGTCGCCCGATTACACAGTGATCGCTATTGATCACCGCGGCCACGGGGAGTCTCCTACCCCAGCTGTGGATCTTGGCATGACGACGGTTGATGATCTCGCCGCCGATGTCCTCGAAACCCTTAACTCTTTAGAGGTTGATCACTTCACTATCGTCGGCCTGTCTATGGGCGGCGCGATCGCGCAGTACCTCGCTGCCACGTCCGACCGCGTTGATGCCGCCGTCTTTGCGTCCACTGCCACCTTCCTGGGCGGTGCCGGCAAGTGGCAGGAGCGCTCTGCGACTGCCCGCGGTGAAGGGATGGGACCGATCGTCGATCCGACCGTGGATAACTGGTTCACGGACGGTTTCAAGCAGGACCACCCAGAGGTGGTGCAGAAGTTCAAGGACATGGTTGGTTCCGTTGACCCTGAAGCCTACGCACAGTGCGGCGATGCCCTAGCGAAGTGGGGTTTTGAAGAGCGCCTTCAGCTCATTTCGTGCCCAGTGCTCACGATCGCTGGCGCCGACGACCCCTCGACTGGCCCCGATCAGCTCAAGGAAATCGCCAATGGCGTCACCGGTCCTACGACGACGGTGGTCATTGAGTCGGCCTCCCACCAGGTTGCCAATGAGCAGCCGGAGGAATTCAACGAGGCTTTGCTCAGCTTTCTGAAAGGCTAG
- the tig gene encoding trigger factor, which translates to MKTSVDKLSDTRVKLTVEVPFEELGSEIDQAYKAIAQQVNIPGFRRGKAPRQLIDARVGRGPILEQVVNDMLPTRYEQAVMENDLQVIGSPEIEITKLEDNNVVEFVAQIDVRPTIEVPDFSEISVTVPTLKVDDEAVDEELENLRARFGELKDTTRKLKKGDFAVIDLEASIDGVTIDEASTEGISYEVGRDDLIEGLDKAIKGLKTGEEAEFEATIEYGEHKGEKANVKVTVQQTKERTLPELDDEFAQMASPHDTVEELREATAEQVRENGKAQQAANIRDEVLKAALEKASFELPAAIVEEQVQTQYNQLLAQVGNDEAVLAQLMEAQGTTREEFDAEARKNAEDSVRTQLFLDAVADVESPEVTQQELSDHIVFTAQSYGMSPQEFVQQLTQTNQMMNLWADVRRGKALAAAISRTTVTDEDGNSVDPEEYFGEIEDEETENISTGAEAPEAEAPAADAPEADAPEAEASEAEATEDE; encoded by the coding sequence GTGAAGACGTCCGTGGATAAGCTCAGCGACACTCGCGTGAAGCTGACCGTCGAGGTCCCGTTTGAGGAGCTTGGTTCGGAAATCGATCAGGCATACAAGGCGATCGCTCAGCAGGTCAACATTCCTGGTTTTCGTCGTGGCAAGGCGCCGCGCCAGCTTATCGACGCACGGGTGGGCCGCGGCCCGATCTTGGAGCAGGTCGTCAACGACATGCTGCCGACGCGCTACGAGCAGGCCGTGATGGAGAACGATCTTCAAGTCATCGGTTCCCCGGAGATTGAGATCACCAAGCTCGAGGACAACAACGTCGTTGAGTTCGTGGCCCAGATTGATGTGCGCCCGACCATCGAGGTTCCGGACTTCTCGGAAATCTCCGTGACTGTTCCGACGCTGAAGGTCGACGATGAGGCTGTCGATGAGGAGCTGGAGAACCTCCGCGCTCGCTTCGGTGAGCTGAAGGACACCACGCGCAAGCTGAAGAAGGGTGACTTCGCCGTCATCGACCTCGAGGCATCCATCGATGGCGTGACGATCGACGAGGCATCCACCGAGGGCATTTCCTACGAGGTCGGCCGTGACGACCTCATCGAGGGCCTGGACAAGGCGATCAAGGGACTGAAGACCGGCGAGGAAGCCGAGTTTGAGGCCACGATCGAATACGGCGAGCACAAGGGCGAGAAGGCCAACGTCAAGGTCACCGTCCAGCAGACCAAGGAGCGCACGCTCCCCGAGCTTGACGACGAATTTGCGCAGATGGCGTCCCCGCACGACACCGTGGAGGAGCTGCGTGAGGCAACTGCTGAGCAGGTCCGCGAGAACGGTAAGGCTCAGCAGGCAGCGAACATCCGCGACGAGGTTCTGAAGGCTGCATTGGAAAAGGCATCCTTCGAGCTTCCCGCCGCGATCGTTGAAGAGCAGGTTCAGACCCAGTACAACCAGCTACTGGCTCAGGTGGGCAACGATGAGGCTGTGCTTGCCCAGCTGATGGAGGCACAAGGCACCACCCGCGAGGAGTTTGACGCCGAGGCACGTAAGAACGCTGAGGACTCCGTGCGCACTCAGCTCTTCCTGGACGCTGTCGCAGACGTGGAGAGCCCCGAGGTCACCCAGCAGGAGCTGTCCGATCACATCGTCTTCACCGCACAGTCCTACGGCATGAGCCCGCAGGAATTCGTCCAGCAGCTGACCCAGACCAACCAGATGATGAACCTCTGGGCGGACGTCCGCCGCGGCAAGGCCCTGGCAGCTGCGATCTCCCGCACGACCGTGACCGATGAGGACGGCAACTCGGTAGACCCGGAGGAGTACTTCGGCGAGATCGAGGACGAAGAGACCGAGAACATCTCCACTGGCGCCGAGGCGCCTGAGGCTGAGGCGCCCGCAGCTGACGCACCTGAAGCTGATGCACCTGAGGCTGAAGCTAGCGAAGCTGAAGCAACCGAGGACGAGTAG
- a CDS encoding ATP-dependent Clp protease proteolytic subunit produces the protein MSFQMPSSRYVLPSFIEQSSYGTKETNPYSKLFEERIVFLGTQVDDTSANDVMAQLLVLESQDPDRDITMYINSPGGSFTALMAIYDTMQYVRPDVQTVCLGQAASAAAVILAAGAPGKRAALPNARVLIHQPATEGTRGQVSDLEIQAAEIERMRRLMEETLARHSGRTAEQVRIDTDRDKILTAEEAKEYGIIDQVFDYRKLNA, from the coding sequence ATGTCTTTCCAGATGCCGTCATCCCGTTATGTTCTGCCAAGTTTTATTGAGCAGTCTTCCTACGGGACGAAGGAAACCAACCCGTACTCCAAGCTGTTTGAAGAGCGCATTGTCTTCCTGGGCACGCAGGTAGATGACACCAGTGCTAATGACGTCATGGCGCAGTTGCTGGTTCTGGAGTCCCAGGACCCCGACCGCGACATCACGATGTACATCAACTCCCCGGGCGGTTCGTTCACCGCGCTGATGGCGATCTACGACACGATGCAGTACGTGCGCCCCGACGTCCAGACCGTGTGCCTGGGCCAGGCTGCGTCTGCTGCCGCCGTGATTCTCGCTGCTGGAGCGCCGGGTAAGCGCGCGGCTCTGCCGAACGCACGCGTCCTCATTCACCAGCCGGCCACCGAGGGCACCCGCGGCCAGGTCTCTGACCTAGAGATCCAGGCAGCCGAGATCGAGCGCATGCGCCGCCTCATGGAAGAAACCCTGGCACGTCACTCCGGCCGCACCGCGGAGCAGGTCCGCATTGACACCGACCGTGACAAGATCCTCACGGCGGAAGAAGCCAAAGAGTACGGCATCATTGACCAGGTCTTCGACTACCGCAAGCTCAACGCCTAA
- a CDS encoding ATP-dependent Clp protease proteolytic subunit, whose translation MNLGDSVYERLLRERIIFLGQEVDDEIANKLCAQILLLSAEDPNRDISLYINSPGGSVTAGMAIYDTMRYSPCDIATYGMGLAASMGQFLLSGGTKGKRYALPHARIMMHQPSAGVGGTAADIAIQAEQFAQTKREMAELIAEHTGQTFEQITKDSDRDRWFTAEEAKEYGIVDHVISHANGSIAN comes from the coding sequence ATGAACCTTGGAGACTCGGTCTACGAGCGTTTGCTGCGTGAGCGCATCATCTTCCTGGGCCAGGAGGTGGACGATGAGATTGCGAACAAGCTCTGCGCCCAGATTCTTCTGCTTTCCGCGGAAGACCCGAACCGCGATATCTCGCTGTACATCAACTCGCCCGGCGGATCGGTCACCGCGGGCATGGCTATCTACGACACGATGCGGTACTCACCGTGCGACATCGCGACGTACGGGATGGGTTTGGCCGCATCGATGGGTCAGTTCCTCCTGTCCGGTGGCACGAAGGGCAAGCGTTACGCCCTTCCGCACGCGCGCATCATGATGCACCAGCCGTCGGCTGGCGTGGGCGGTACCGCCGCAGACATCGCGATCCAGGCAGAGCAGTTTGCTCAGACCAAGCGCGAGATGGCGGAGCTTATCGCCGAGCACACGGGCCAGACCTTTGAGCAGATCACTAAGGACTCTGACCGCGACCGCTGGTTCACCGCCGAAGAGGCGAAGGAATACGGCATTGTTGACCACGTCATTTCCCACGCGAACGGCTCGATCGCAAACTAA